One Rossellomorea aquimaris DNA window includes the following coding sequences:
- a CDS encoding RNA methyltransferase: MKYIQSSKNPVVKQWKKLLTKKERDLTRTYIVEGFHLVEEALKQEDTVLELIVVEGTDLPQKWTVDSVSMTMVAEEVGKALSDTETSQGVFAVCKQKEDEHDIDEAATFILLDGLQDPGNIGTIIRTADAAGIDMVVLGKGTVDPYNPKVLRSAQGGHFHIPIIRRDLNETISKLKERDIPVYGTALENGVEYTTVKPQSSYALIVGNEGNGMSKDLLTETDQNLYIPIYGKSESLNVAIAAGVLLYYFKNGQ, from the coding sequence TTGAAGTATATTCAATCCTCGAAAAATCCTGTTGTTAAGCAGTGGAAAAAATTATTAACCAAAAAAGAACGGGACCTCACTCGTACATACATAGTTGAAGGCTTTCACCTGGTGGAAGAAGCATTAAAGCAGGAGGATACGGTCCTTGAGCTTATAGTGGTGGAAGGAACCGACCTTCCGCAAAAATGGACCGTAGACTCCGTTTCCATGACGATGGTAGCAGAAGAAGTCGGTAAAGCCTTGTCCGATACCGAGACGTCACAAGGAGTTTTCGCCGTTTGTAAGCAAAAAGAAGATGAACATGACATTGATGAAGCGGCAACATTCATACTCTTAGATGGCCTTCAGGATCCCGGGAATATCGGGACGATCATTCGCACGGCTGATGCAGCGGGTATTGATATGGTCGTGTTAGGCAAAGGGACGGTTGACCCCTATAACCCTAAGGTATTACGTTCTGCACAAGGAGGTCACTTTCACATTCCGATTATCAGAAGGGATCTCAATGAAACCATTTCAAAATTGAAAGAACGGGACATCCCTGTATACGGGACAGCCCTTGAAAATGGCGTTGAGTATACAACGGTCAAACCTCAATCTTCATATGCCCTCATAGTAGGTAATGAAGGGAATGGTATGTCGAAAGACCTCTTAACTGAAACCGATCAGAATCTCTATATTCCCATATATGGGAAAAGCGAATCGTTAAATGTAGCGATCGCTGCGGGGGTTTTACTATACTATTTTAAAAATGGGCAGTGA
- the pheS gene encoding phenylalanine--tRNA ligase subunit alpha → MEDKLRSLQQEAIEKVNEAQDLKELNNIRVAYLGKKGPVTEALKGMGKLSAEERPKMGALANEVRGAITETLEAKQAILEKEAVEKKLQSETIDVTLPGRPVKKGNHHPLTMIVEEIEDLFIGMGYTVAEGPEVEKDYYNFEALNLPKGHPARDMQDSFYITEETLLRTHTSPVQARTMEMAKGKGPIKIICPGKVYRRDTDDATHSHQFTQIEGLVIDEDIRMSDLKGTLNVFAKKMFGEDREIRLRPSFFPFTEPSVEMDISCKICGGKGCRVCKGTGWIEILGAGMVHPNVLEMAGFDSKKYKGFAFGMGPERIAMLKYGIDDIRHFYTNDTRFVTQFGTEE, encoded by the coding sequence ATGGAGGACAAATTACGATCCCTTCAACAAGAAGCAATTGAAAAAGTGAACGAAGCACAGGATTTAAAAGAACTGAACAATATCCGTGTAGCTTATCTGGGCAAAAAAGGACCTGTAACCGAAGCTTTAAAAGGGATGGGGAAACTTTCAGCGGAAGAGCGTCCTAAAATGGGAGCCCTTGCGAATGAAGTTCGTGGAGCCATTACAGAAACCCTTGAAGCGAAGCAGGCCATTCTTGAAAAAGAAGCGGTTGAAAAGAAGCTTCAATCTGAAACGATCGATGTCACGTTACCAGGGCGCCCTGTAAAAAAAGGGAATCACCATCCACTCACGATGATTGTTGAAGAAATTGAAGATTTATTTATCGGAATGGGCTATACCGTTGCTGAAGGACCGGAAGTGGAAAAGGATTATTATAATTTTGAAGCCCTGAACCTTCCCAAGGGACACCCGGCCCGTGACATGCAGGATTCTTTCTATATTACTGAAGAAACCTTACTGCGGACCCATACGTCACCGGTTCAGGCAAGAACGATGGAAATGGCCAAAGGCAAAGGCCCTATCAAGATCATCTGTCCTGGTAAAGTGTATCGTCGTGATACAGATGACGCAACACACTCTCATCAATTCACTCAAATCGAGGGACTCGTCATTGATGAAGATATCCGCATGAGTGACCTGAAAGGAACGCTTAATGTGTTTGCCAAGAAAATGTTCGGTGAAGACCGTGAAATCCGCTTACGTCCGAGCTTCTTCCCATTCACAGAGCCTTCTGTCGAGATGGATATCTCATGTAAAATCTGTGGAGGAAAAGGCTGCCGCGTATGTAAAGGAACGGGCTGGATCGAAATTCTCGGAGCAGGAATGGTTCACCCGAACGTACTCGAAATGGCAGGGTTTGATTCAAAGAAGTACAAAGGATTTGCATTCGGAATGGGACCTGAACGTATTGCCATGCTGAAATACGGAATCGATGATATCCGTCATTTCTACACAAACGACACGCGCTTTGTCACTCAGTTCGGAACAGAAGAGTAA
- a CDS encoding isochorismatase family cysteine hydrolase, with the protein MSQKKSALVIIDMINTFDFQGGEDLYENTLKIVNNIRDLKKKAKESGMPVIYVNDNYGLWQDNMNDIIEHCKKKKGETVIERLHPDTDDYFIIKPKHSCFFGTQLDILLHQLDVKHLILTGIAGDICVLYTANDAYMREYEISIPKDCMASESDEDNESAIRIIKKTIGADMTLSDQMTF; encoded by the coding sequence ATGAGTCAGAAGAAAAGCGCATTAGTGATCATTGACATGATTAACACTTTTGATTTCCAAGGTGGAGAGGATTTATACGAAAACACATTGAAGATTGTAAATAATATCCGCGACTTGAAGAAGAAAGCGAAGGAATCCGGCATGCCGGTCATTTATGTGAATGATAACTACGGTCTATGGCAGGACAATATGAATGACATCATCGAGCATTGCAAAAAGAAAAAAGGTGAAACCGTCATCGAGAGACTTCACCCTGATACAGATGACTATTTTATCATCAAACCGAAGCATTCCTGCTTTTTCGGGACGCAACTTGATATCCTCCTTCACCAGCTTGATGTAAAACACCTGATACTAACAGGAATCGCAGGGGATATCTGTGTACTCTACACCGCCAATGATGCCTACATGAGAGAGTATGAAATCTCGATACCTAAGGATTGCATGGCTTCTGAGTCAGACGAGGACAATGAAAGTGCCATTCGCATTATTAAAAAAACGATCGGTGCCGACATGACCCTATCTGATCAAATGACTTTTTAA
- the rnhC gene encoding ribonuclease HIII: MANTVIQANKETIEKMKGHYQNVLTDKLPPGAVFVAKPSGCTITAYKSGKVLFQGSNGEGESSQWGKVEPPKVKSPSKGTTTLPVNFADWSVIGSDEVGTGDFFGPITVVSAYVKREHLPLMKELGVKDSKNLSDPQIIKIARDLIAAIPYSLLILHNPKYNAMQAKGMTQGKMKALLHNQAILNLLEKMDPELPEGILIDQFVEKNTYYKHISAQKKIQRDRVYFSTKGESIHLAVAAASIIARYAFLKEMDKLSEKAGVEIPKGAGKHVDVAAAKIIKRKGIEELKSMTKWHFANSEKAMKIARK, encoded by the coding sequence TTGGCTAATACCGTCATTCAAGCAAACAAAGAAACAATTGAGAAAATGAAAGGTCACTACCAAAACGTATTAACGGACAAACTGCCTCCGGGTGCCGTTTTTGTAGCAAAGCCATCGGGCTGTACGATCACTGCCTATAAATCGGGGAAAGTATTGTTTCAGGGATCGAACGGAGAAGGAGAATCAAGTCAGTGGGGCAAAGTTGAGCCTCCCAAGGTAAAATCACCATCCAAGGGAACGACGACACTGCCTGTAAACTTCGCCGACTGGTCTGTCATCGGATCAGACGAAGTGGGTACAGGCGACTTTTTCGGACCGATCACTGTGGTAAGTGCTTACGTGAAGAGAGAGCACCTTCCACTGATGAAGGAACTCGGAGTAAAGGATTCTAAAAATTTATCCGACCCTCAAATCATCAAAATTGCCAGGGATTTAATAGCTGCCATTCCGTATTCATTGCTCATCCTGCATAATCCTAAATACAATGCGATGCAAGCAAAAGGAATGACGCAGGGGAAGATGAAGGCTCTCCTGCACAACCAGGCGATCCTGAATCTGTTGGAAAAAATGGACCCGGAACTACCTGAAGGAATATTGATTGATCAGTTTGTTGAAAAGAATACATACTACAAACATATTTCAGCACAAAAGAAAATCCAACGGGACCGCGTGTATTTCAGCACAAAAGGTGAAAGCATCCATCTTGCTGTAGCCGCTGCCTCCATCATCGCACGTTATGCCTTCTTAAAGGAAATGGACAAATTGAGTGAGAAAGCTGGTGTCGAGATACCTAAAGGTGCCGGAAAACATGTAGACGTTGCAGCAGCGAAAATCATTAAACGAAAAGGGATTGAAGAATTAAAGTCTATGACGAAATGGCATTTTGCCAATAGTGAAAAGGCGATGAAGATAGCCAGGAAATAA
- a CDS encoding CvpA family protein gives MLDLALLIILVIGFLIGLKRGFILQLVHIFGFIVSFIVAYIYYDQLAPKLTLWIPYPVLDEQSTLNMIFESTNLDQAYYRVIAFAIIFFAVRIILQIIGSMLDFVAHLPLLKQLNVLGGGILGFIEAYLMIFILLFIAVLLPIESVQTFINNSFIAQAMVKHTPVFSDMVKSWWIEYVA, from the coding sequence ATGCTGGATTTAGCTTTGTTGATCATCCTGGTGATAGGATTTCTAATAGGTTTAAAACGTGGATTCATTTTGCAATTGGTCCACATATTCGGATTTATCGTTTCTTTTATTGTAGCATACATATATTATGATCAGCTTGCACCGAAGTTAACATTATGGATTCCTTATCCTGTATTGGACGAGCAGTCCACATTGAATATGATTTTTGAATCGACCAATTTAGATCAGGCTTATTATCGGGTGATCGCATTTGCAATCATTTTCTTCGCAGTACGGATCATTCTGCAAATCATCGGATCGATGCTCGATTTTGTCGCACATCTTCCTCTATTAAAACAGTTGAATGTTCTTGGCGGAGGGATATTAGGTTTTATCGAAGCATACTTAATGATCTTCATTCTATTATTTATCGCCGTATTATTGCCGATCGAGTCGGTTCAAACATTCATTAATAACTCATTTATTGCGCAAGCGATGGTTAAACATACTCCTGTTTTCTCTGATATGGTGAAATCTTGGTGGATTGAATATGTAGCCTAA
- the sspI gene encoding small acid-soluble spore protein SspI, translated as MNLNLRKAIIHNVSGNNQDELRDTIVDAIQGGEEKTLPGLGVLLEVFWQNADPQEQKMVLETLEESLQQQQTQ; from the coding sequence ATGAATCTTAACTTACGAAAAGCGATCATACACAACGTATCAGGCAACAACCAGGACGAACTGAGAGACACCATCGTTGACGCAATCCAGGGAGGAGAAGAAAAAACCCTTCCAGGTCTCGGTGTACTCCTTGAAGTCTTCTGGCAAAACGCAGATCCCCAGGAACAAAAAATGGTCCTCGAAACATTAGAGGAATCATTGCAACAGCAACAAACACAGTAA
- the pheT gene encoding phenylalanine--tRNA ligase subunit beta, with the protein MFVSYKWLENYVDLSGVTPEELAEKITRSGIEVEGVERIGEEIKNVVVGHVLQCEPHPDADKLNKCLVDAGEEEPVQIICGAPNVAKGQKVAVAKVGAVLPGNFKIKKAKLRGEASHGMICSLQELGVEGKLVPKEHAEGIYVFSDDAEVGRDAVELLNLDDAILELGLTPNRSDCLSMLGVAYEVAAILDREVKLPQTDLSAGSEKASDYVSVKVEAKEDNPLYGAKIIKDVKIGPSPLWMQNALISAGIRPHNNVVDITNYVLLEYGQPLHAFDYDRLGSKEILVRRATDGETFVTLDDAERTLSSSQLVITNGTEPVALAGVMGGANSEVQNDTTTVLLEAAYFTGAIVRGASKDHGLRSEASTRYEKGVDPDRVLKAGERAAQLMAEYAQGKVLEGTVLFNELEVEPVKVEITLEKINSSLGTSISADTVEDIFRRLQFDVEVNGETFVVTAPTRRGDITIPEDLLEEVARLFGYDNLPLTLPKGESTPGGLSNHQLKRRTVRRYLEGAGLLQGITYSLTNDKKATQYALDVREPVRLLMPMSEERSNLRLSIIPQLLEVLSYNKARQNDSLAFYEVGSVFLQEPGEELPKEEEHIAGAMTGLWHLHPWQGEKKPADFYVAKGILEGLFEEIGVSEAISYRQAVVGGMHPGRTAEILLDNEVIGFVGAIHPEAEKELDLNETYVFELKASPIFHYEKPALSYTPIPRHPSITRDIALVVDTDVKAGELESIIKDAGGKLLKEVSVFDLYEGEHMEAGKKSLAFSLKYFDPAKTLTDEEVVKVHDKVLQTVKEKAGAELRG; encoded by the coding sequence ATGTTTGTTTCATATAAATGGTTAGAAAATTATGTAGACTTATCGGGTGTCACACCTGAAGAGTTAGCAGAGAAGATTACAAGAAGCGGGATTGAAGTCGAAGGTGTTGAACGGATCGGGGAAGAAATCAAAAATGTCGTCGTCGGCCATGTATTACAATGTGAACCACATCCTGATGCGGATAAATTAAATAAATGCTTAGTGGATGCAGGAGAAGAAGAACCTGTTCAAATCATTTGCGGAGCACCAAACGTGGCAAAAGGTCAAAAAGTGGCTGTCGCAAAGGTTGGAGCGGTCCTGCCGGGTAACTTCAAAATCAAGAAAGCCAAGCTTCGCGGTGAAGCATCTCACGGGATGATTTGTTCCCTTCAAGAGCTTGGAGTAGAAGGAAAGCTAGTACCGAAAGAACATGCAGAGGGAATTTATGTGTTCTCGGATGATGCTGAAGTAGGCAGAGATGCAGTTGAATTATTGAATCTTGATGATGCGATTCTTGAATTGGGCTTGACGCCTAATCGTTCTGATTGCTTAAGCATGCTGGGAGTGGCGTATGAAGTAGCAGCCATTTTGGATCGTGAAGTGAAGCTTCCTCAAACAGATTTATCTGCAGGCAGTGAAAAGGCGTCGGATTATGTATCGGTAAAAGTGGAGGCGAAAGAAGACAATCCTCTATACGGAGCTAAAATCATTAAAGATGTAAAAATCGGTCCATCTCCATTATGGATGCAAAATGCGTTGATCTCAGCCGGGATTCGACCACATAATAACGTAGTCGATATTACGAACTATGTGTTATTGGAATATGGTCAGCCTCTTCATGCGTTTGATTATGACCGCCTTGGTTCGAAGGAAATCCTTGTCCGTCGTGCAACTGATGGGGAAACATTCGTCACACTTGATGATGCAGAAAGAACCTTATCGAGCAGTCAGCTTGTCATCACGAATGGTACGGAGCCGGTTGCTCTTGCAGGCGTGATGGGTGGAGCGAATTCTGAGGTTCAAAATGATACAACAACGGTCCTTCTTGAGGCGGCTTATTTCACCGGAGCGATTGTCAGGGGGGCTTCGAAAGATCACGGACTGCGCAGTGAAGCGAGCACACGATATGAAAAGGGAGTCGATCCTGATCGTGTCCTGAAGGCAGGGGAGAGAGCTGCGCAACTGATGGCTGAATATGCACAGGGGAAAGTGCTTGAAGGCACGGTTTTATTTAACGAACTTGAAGTTGAACCTGTGAAAGTTGAGATTACGTTAGAAAAAATCAATTCTTCACTGGGAACATCCATCTCAGCTGACACAGTTGAAGATATCTTCCGCCGTCTTCAATTTGATGTAGAAGTCAATGGAGAAACGTTTGTTGTAACGGCTCCTACAAGAAGGGGCGATATTACCATCCCTGAAGATTTACTTGAAGAAGTGGCGCGTCTTTTCGGTTATGATAACCTTCCGCTGACTCTTCCCAAGGGAGAATCAACACCTGGCGGACTTTCAAATCATCAGTTGAAACGCCGTACGGTTCGCCGTTATTTAGAGGGAGCAGGACTCCTGCAAGGGATTACGTATTCTCTTACAAACGATAAGAAAGCAACACAATATGCACTGGACGTAAGAGAGCCTGTCCGCTTATTGATGCCGATGAGTGAAGAGCGAAGCAATCTCCGTTTAAGCATCATTCCACAGCTTCTTGAAGTGCTTTCCTACAATAAAGCACGTCAAAATGACTCACTTGCCTTTTATGAAGTGGGCTCCGTTTTCTTGCAGGAACCTGGAGAAGAGCTGCCTAAAGAAGAGGAACATATTGCAGGGGCGATGACGGGTCTTTGGCATCTGCATCCTTGGCAGGGAGAAAAGAAGCCTGCTGACTTCTACGTAGCGAAAGGAATCCTTGAAGGGCTTTTCGAAGAAATCGGCGTTTCCGAAGCAATTTCTTACCGCCAGGCAGTGGTAGGTGGCATGCATCCGGGAAGAACGGCTGAAATCCTATTGGACAATGAAGTTATCGGTTTTGTAGGAGCGATTCATCCGGAAGCGGAAAAAGAGCTGGACCTGAACGAAACCTATGTGTTCGAATTGAAGGCATCACCAATCTTCCATTACGAAAAGCCGGCATTAAGCTACACGCCAATCCCGCGTCATCCATCGATCACAAGGGATATTGCCCTGGTAGTGGATACAGATGTGAAAGCCGGGGAGCTTGAATCCATCATTAAAGACGCAGGAGGCAAGCTTCTGAAAGAAGTTTCAGTCTTCGATCTTTATGAAGGGGAACATATGGAAGCAGGCAAGAAATCACTTGCGTTCTCACTAAAATACTTCGATCCGGCTAAGACATTAACGGATGAAGAAGTGGTCAAAGTACATGATAAAGTACTGCAAACAGTGAAGGAAAAAGCAGGAGCAGAGTTGAGAGGGTAA
- a CDS encoding dUTP diphosphatase produces the protein MNIEKLLDMQEKLDQHIEEEHGLQNADLIEKKILALLVEVGELANETRSFKFWSKKSPSSKEVILEEFVDGIHFILSLGLEIGIQQFDLGETNYANEDVTKQFLEVFKSANHFAEERSVGHFQQLFRHYVYLGELLGFSHDDVFDAYVKKNEVNYNRQKEGY, from the coding sequence ATGAATATTGAAAAGTTATTGGACATGCAGGAGAAGCTGGATCAGCATATTGAAGAAGAACACGGTTTGCAAAACGCAGATTTAATTGAAAAGAAGATCCTTGCCCTCCTTGTTGAAGTGGGTGAACTGGCAAACGAAACGAGAAGCTTTAAGTTCTGGAGTAAGAAATCACCTTCATCAAAGGAAGTGATCCTTGAAGAATTTGTGGATGGAATCCATTTTATTCTATCACTGGGACTAGAAATCGGCATCCAGCAATTTGATTTAGGGGAAACCAATTACGCAAATGAAGATGTAACGAAACAATTCCTGGAAGTATTCAAGTCGGCCAATCACTTTGCAGAGGAGCGTTCGGTCGGGCATTTTCAACAATTGTTCAGGCATTATGTCTATTTGGGTGAGCTGTTAGGGTTCTCCCATGATGATGTGTTTGACGCTTATGTAAAGAAGAATGAAGTGAATTATAACCGTCAAAAAGAAGGATATTAA
- a CDS encoding M42 family metallopeptidase — protein sequence MTKLDETLTMLKDLTDAKGVPGNEREVRNVMKRYIEPFADEITTDNLGSLIAKKVGDENGPKIMVAGHLDEVGFMITQIDSKGFLRFQTVGGWWSQVMLAQRVTIVTSKGEVTGVIGSKPPHILPPEARKKPVDIKDMFIDIGASSREEVQEWGVKPGDMVVPHFEFTVMNNEKMLLAKAWDNRIGCAIAIDVLKNLKDQEHPNVVYGVGTVQEEVGLRGARTSAAKIQPDIAFGVDVGIAGDTPGVSDKEASSKMGEGPQIILYDASMISHKGLRDFVTDTADEHNIPYQFDSIAGGGTDSGAIHLTANGVPALSITIATRYIHSHAAMLHRDDYENAVKLITEVIKKLDKDTVAKITFD from the coding sequence ATGACAAAATTAGACGAAACATTGACCATGCTCAAGGATTTAACCGATGCAAAAGGTGTACCGGGTAATGAAAGAGAAGTACGAAACGTAATGAAGCGATACATAGAACCATTTGCAGATGAAATTACAACAGATAATCTGGGAAGCTTAATTGCAAAAAAAGTCGGCGATGAGAACGGACCTAAGATCATGGTGGCAGGGCATCTTGATGAAGTGGGCTTCATGATCACTCAAATCGACAGTAAAGGGTTCCTGCGTTTTCAAACAGTGGGAGGCTGGTGGTCACAAGTCATGCTTGCTCAACGAGTGACGATCGTGACGAGTAAAGGAGAAGTAACGGGAGTGATCGGTTCCAAACCGCCGCATATCCTGCCCCCTGAAGCCCGCAAAAAGCCGGTTGATATTAAAGATATGTTTATTGATATCGGAGCTTCAAGCCGTGAAGAAGTACAGGAGTGGGGAGTGAAGCCAGGGGATATGGTTGTCCCTCATTTTGAATTCACGGTGATGAACAATGAGAAAATGCTTCTTGCGAAAGCATGGGATAACCGCATCGGATGCGCGATTGCCATTGATGTACTGAAAAACCTGAAAGATCAAGAGCATCCAAACGTGGTATATGGTGTAGGAACAGTGCAGGAAGAAGTTGGTCTGCGTGGAGCGAGAACGTCAGCAGCCAAGATCCAGCCTGACATTGCCTTTGGTGTAGATGTTGGTATAGCAGGAGATACACCTGGCGTTTCTGACAAGGAAGCATCAAGTAAAATGGGTGAAGGCCCGCAAATCATCCTGTATGATGCATCCATGATTTCTCACAAAGGGCTTCGTGACTTTGTAACAGATACAGCGGATGAGCATAACATCCCGTATCAATTTGATTCCATTGCAGGTGGTGGAACGGATTCAGGTGCGATTCATTTAACGGCAAATGGAGTTCCTGCTTTATCGATTACCATTGCGACCCGCTATATTCATTCACATGCAGCGATGTTGCATCGTGATGATTATGAGAATGCGGTTAAACTGATTACAGAAGTGATTAAGAAATTAGATAAAGATACAGTGGCGAAGATTACATTTGATTGA
- the polX gene encoding DNA polymerase/3'-5' exonuclease PolX, translating to MNKKDIIKLLEKIAIYMELKGENSFKISAYRKAAAALENDDRSLQEINDFTKLSGIGKGTAGVIEEYINEGTSSVLEELKEEVPKGLIPLLQLPGLGGKKIAKLYSELGVENIEDLEQACKGNKVQGLAGFGKKTEEKILASIEQVGKRPDRLPIAFMNGIAEEIEGFLFGMDSIKTFSRAGSLRRMRETIKDLDFILATEHPKEVKDGLLKLPNIVETIAAGDTKVSLTLSYNWDVSIDFRIVKPEAFATALHHFTGSKDHNVRMRQLAKERGEKISEYGVENSETGEILTFKTEEEFYHHFDLPLIPPELREDGKEVEDFHEDHSLITLEDIKGDLHMHTTWSDGAFSIEEMVEACRAKGYQYMAITDHSQYLRVANGLTTERLLKQIDEIKEINKKYDDIEVLSGIEMDILPDGTLDYEDDILEKVDLVIASIHSSFSQSQEKIMERLTTALKSAHVDIIAHPTGRIIGRREGYDVDMDLLIQLAKETGTALELNANPNRLDLSAENIRKAQEQNVKLVINTDAHSIDHLEFMKVGIGTARKGWIKKDTVINTWDKKELIKFIKRN from the coding sequence TTGAACAAAAAAGATATTATAAAATTATTAGAAAAAATTGCGATATATATGGAATTGAAAGGCGAAAACTCTTTTAAAATATCCGCCTATCGAAAAGCGGCAGCGGCACTTGAGAATGATGACCGGAGCTTACAGGAAATCAATGACTTTACGAAGCTGAGCGGGATCGGCAAAGGAACGGCGGGAGTAATCGAAGAATACATAAACGAAGGCACATCGTCTGTCCTTGAAGAGTTAAAGGAAGAAGTTCCAAAGGGATTGATCCCGCTCCTTCAATTACCTGGTTTGGGTGGAAAGAAAATTGCCAAGCTTTATAGTGAACTTGGGGTAGAAAATATAGAAGACTTGGAGCAAGCGTGTAAGGGAAATAAAGTGCAAGGTTTAGCAGGCTTCGGTAAGAAGACGGAAGAGAAGATCCTGGCATCCATCGAACAGGTTGGCAAGAGACCCGACCGTCTGCCGATCGCTTTTATGAATGGAATCGCGGAGGAAATTGAAGGTTTTCTTTTCGGCATGGACAGCATCAAAACCTTTTCAAGAGCGGGAAGCTTAAGGAGAATGAGAGAAACTATCAAGGATCTCGATTTCATCCTCGCAACAGAGCATCCAAAAGAAGTGAAGGATGGTCTGTTGAAACTGCCCAATATCGTAGAAACCATCGCTGCGGGAGATACAAAAGTTTCACTGACCCTTTCGTATAATTGGGATGTCAGCATTGATTTTCGAATCGTGAAGCCTGAAGCGTTTGCTACTGCCCTTCACCATTTTACCGGATCAAAGGATCATAATGTCCGCATGCGCCAGCTGGCCAAAGAACGCGGAGAAAAGATCAGTGAATATGGCGTGGAGAATAGTGAAACCGGTGAGATACTCACATTTAAAACCGAAGAAGAATTTTATCACCATTTTGATCTGCCCTTGATCCCCCCAGAGCTGCGGGAAGATGGGAAAGAAGTGGAAGATTTCCATGAGGATCATTCCCTCATCACATTAGAAGATATAAAAGGGGATCTTCACATGCACACCACCTGGTCGGACGGTGCATTTTCGATAGAAGAGATGGTAGAGGCTTGCCGTGCCAAAGGATATCAATATATGGCCATCACAGATCACTCCCAGTACTTACGTGTGGCAAACGGGCTGACTACAGAACGATTACTTAAGCAAATCGATGAAATTAAAGAAATCAACAAGAAGTATGATGATATAGAAGTCCTTTCAGGAATCGAGATGGATATTCTTCCTGATGGTACATTGGACTATGAGGATGACATCCTTGAAAAAGTCGATCTTGTGATTGCCTCGATTCATTCAAGTTTTTCACAATCCCAGGAAAAGATCATGGAGAGGCTGACAACGGCCCTGAAGAGTGCCCATGTGGATATCATTGCCCATCCAACAGGGAGAATCATTGGTCGAAGGGAAGGCTATGACGTAGATATGGATCTTCTTATCCAGCTGGCGAAAGAAACCGGTACGGCGTTGGAGCTTAATGCAAATCCGAATCGGCTGGATCTGTCTGCAGAAAATATCCGAAAAGCCCAGGAACAGAATGTAAAGCTCGTCATCAACACAGATGCACACAGTATCGATCACCTGGAATTCATGAAAGTCGGAATCGGGACAGCTCGAAAAGGCTGGATCAAGAAAGATACTGTCATCAATACATGGGATAAAAAAGAGTTAATCAAATTTATTAAGCGAAACTGA
- the zapA gene encoding cell division protein ZapA: MSEQQKNRTTVDIYGQQYTIVGTESTSQIRFVCSKVDDKMREINSMNPSLDTSRLAVLTAVNAVNDYLKLQEKFEELEREIKRLKD; encoded by the coding sequence TTGTCTGAACAACAAAAAAATCGCACCACTGTAGACATATATGGTCAACAATATACGATTGTTGGGACTGAATCAACTAGTCAAATCCGATTTGTTTGTTCTAAAGTGGATGACAAAATGAGAGAAATCAACTCCATGAATCCATCTCTCGACACAAGCAGGCTCGCCGTTCTGACAGCGGTGAATGCCGTAAATGATTATCTCAAACTACAAGAAAAGTTTGAAGAGCTGGAACGAGAAATCAAACGTTTAAAGGATTGA